In a genomic window of Zingiber officinale cultivar Zhangliang chromosome 9B, Zo_v1.1, whole genome shotgun sequence:
- the LOC122024900 gene encoding serine racemase-like, whose product MDNGKQVKNDNYAADIASIREARVRIAPYIHETPVLTSKSLDSIASKRLYFKCECFQKGGAFKIRGASNAIFSLSDDQAAKGVLTHSSGNHAAAVALAAKLRGIPAYVVIPKNAPKCKVENVRRYGGQIFWSESTIQSRESITEKVQQDTGAILVHPFNNRFTIRFCICH is encoded by the exons ATGGACAATGGGAAACAAGTGAAAAACGATAACTATGCTGCTGATATTGCTTCCATAAGGGAGGCGAGAGTCCGTATTGCTCCATATATTCATGAAACTCCAGTGCTTACCTCGAAGTCTTTAGATTCTATAGCTTCCAAACGGTTGTATTTCAAGTGTGAATGCTTTCAAAAAGG AGGAGCCTTTAAGATTAGGGGAGCTTCAAATGCTATATTCTCCCTTTCTGATGATCAAGCTGCCAAAGGCGTTTTGACACACAGCAG TGGTAACCATGCTGCAGCAGTGGCTTTGGCTGCAAAGCTCCGTGGAATCCCAGCATATGTTGTCATACCGAAAAATGCTCCAAAATGCAAGGTTGAGAATGTCAGGCGGTATGGTGGTCAAATCTTCTGGAGTGAATCAACGATCCAATCAAGAGAGAGTATTACTGAGAAAGTTCAGCAAGATACTGGTGCAATTTTGGTTCATCCTTTCAACAATAGATTCACCATCAGGTTTTGTATTTGTCATTGA
- the LOC122024543 gene encoding uncharacterized protein LOC122024543 isoform X3: MLPARRIHLAQCDALLKEIKATVVRHPDTLTMETIKEGNKGYAAEILVVTYNQHTEDVDDQSKFRILLSFGQHGRELITSEVAWQLLSVLAKECNMQRVDLMFIHKLLDNLVIKVRNSGNS, encoded by the exons atgctACCAGCGAGAAGGATTCACTTAgctcaatg TGATGCTTTATTGAAAGAAATTAAGGCGACGGTAGTTCGACATCCAGATACTTTGACT ATGgaaactataaaagaaggcaATAAGGGCTATGCTGCAGAGATTTTGGTTGTCACATACAATCAACATACGGAGGATGTAGATGACCAATCAAAGTTTAGGATACTTCTG AGCTTTGGACAGCATGGGAGAGAACTTATTACCTCTGAGGTAGCTTGGCAACTACTTTCTGTTTTAGCCAAAGAATGTAATATGCAAAGAGTGGATCTTATGTTCATCCACAAACTGCTGGATAACCTTGTCATAAAG GTACGTAACtcgggcaattcgtga
- the LOC122024543 gene encoding uncharacterized protein LOC122024543 isoform X1 has translation MLPARRIHLAQCDALLKEIKATVVRHPDTLTMETIKEGNKGYAAEILVVTYNQHTEDVDDQSKFRILLSFGQHGRELITSEVAWQLLSVLAKECNMQRVDLMFIHKLLDNLVIKTLSVVLEFWKFFSHVQILELCEIFIFCLQFMQYLLQLSFFLYFIFFFDKFCLIFLL, from the exons atgctACCAGCGAGAAGGATTCACTTAgctcaatg TGATGCTTTATTGAAAGAAATTAAGGCGACGGTAGTTCGACATCCAGATACTTTGACT ATGgaaactataaaagaaggcaATAAGGGCTATGCTGCAGAGATTTTGGTTGTCACATACAATCAACATACGGAGGATGTAGATGACCAATCAAAGTTTAGGATACTTCTG AGCTTTGGACAGCATGGGAGAGAACTTATTACCTCTGAGGTAGCTTGGCAACTACTTTCTGTTTTAGCCAAAGAATGTAATATGCAAAGAGTGGATCTTATGTTCATCCACAAACTGCTGGATAACCTTGTCATAAAG ACATTGAGTGTTGTCCTGGAATTTTGGAAATTCTTCTCTCATGTCCAGATATTAGAGCTATGtgaaatatttattttctgtttacagTTCATGCAGTACTTACTACAattatcttttttcttatattttatatttttctttgataagttttgtCTAATTTTTCTCTTATAG
- the LOC122024543 gene encoding uncharacterized protein LOC122024543 isoform X2 has protein sequence MLPARRIHLAQCDALLKEIKATVVRHPDTLTMETIKEGNKGYAAEILVVTYNQHTEDVDDQSKFRILLSFGQHGRELITSEVAWQLLSVLAKECNMQRVDLMFIHKLLDNLVIKVHMVVSYVTFYKRFKSD, from the exons atgctACCAGCGAGAAGGATTCACTTAgctcaatg TGATGCTTTATTGAAAGAAATTAAGGCGACGGTAGTTCGACATCCAGATACTTTGACT ATGgaaactataaaagaaggcaATAAGGGCTATGCTGCAGAGATTTTGGTTGTCACATACAATCAACATACGGAGGATGTAGATGACCAATCAAAGTTTAGGATACTTCTG AGCTTTGGACAGCATGGGAGAGAACTTATTACCTCTGAGGTAGCTTGGCAACTACTTTCTGTTTTAGCCAAAGAATGTAATATGCAAAGAGTGGATCTTATGTTCATCCACAAACTGCTGGATAACCTTGTCATAAAG GTGCACATGGTAGTTTCTTATgtcactttctataaaaggtttaaaAGTGATTGA